The proteins below come from a single Numida meleagris isolate 19003 breed g44 Domestic line unplaced genomic scaffold, NumMel1.0 unplaced_Scaffold383, whole genome shotgun sequence genomic window:
- the LOC110391492 gene encoding protein Wiz-like: protein MLFVAPKHRGCAMSRSPQLERSPFLADSPFPSHCLSPHPEFERRQARPLDPPLHREEEGADFQQKMEETRQPPPRMRPVPSLVPRPPQTSLVKFVGNIYTLKCRFCEVEFQGPLSIQEEWVRHLQRHILEMNFSKADPLRGDAPAPEPPAVAEAQ from the exons ATGCTTTTTGTTGCTCCAAAGCACAGAGGCTGTGCCATGTCACGCAGCCCTCAGCTGGAACGTTCCCCCTTCCTCGCTGACTCCCCATTTCCCTCCCATTGTCTCTCCCCCCACCCAGAGTTTGAGCGGAGGCAGGCAAGGCCCCTGGACCCCCCCCTGCACCGGGAGGAGGAAGGGGCCGACTTCCAGCAGAAGATGGAGGAGACGCGCCAGCCCCCGCCCAGGATGAGGCCGGTGCCCTCGCTGGTCCCCCGCCCGCCGCAGACCTCCCTGGTGAAGTTTGTGGGTAACATCTACACCCTCAAGTGCAG GTTCTGTGAGGTGGAGTTCCAGGGCCCCCTCTCCATCCAGGAGGAGTGGGTGCGACACCTCCAGCGACACATCCTGGAAATGAATTTCTCCAAAGCAGACCCCCTGCGGGGGGACGCCCCGGCCCCCGAGCCCCCCGCCGTGGCCGAGGCTCAGTAA